In the genome of Deinococcus sp. QL22, one region contains:
- a CDS encoding ABC transporter substrate-binding protein produces MPTAAAQTNTLTLKHDEGTTTLKKNPQRIVVMDEEALGWMFALGLGNRVVGLASSYLSPADISGGKVKPSVLRGGFYARGKLNNPSFVGSWTAPNLETILALKPDLIVRLTWKGNENYDKLSKIAPTVGYEEGGEGFWQKGLRDLARVFSKQVQAEQIIKQAADVNRVNARRLQAAGVFRKYDKVVVLAPFSGGNTWAYSSVRLIDDLRSLGFRDGLKIGNATLGIGAQVSEEGLLGIDKKTLVVLFPPGGQFNGADAFLKTPVGQRLASQSVLYTPEAFSPYSGPLVSIRNSNEMTRLILDKVK; encoded by the coding sequence ATGCCTACTGCCGCCGCCCAGACCAACACTCTGACCCTGAAACATGACGAGGGAACGACCACCCTCAAGAAAAACCCACAACGCATCGTGGTCATGGACGAGGAAGCGCTGGGCTGGATGTTCGCCCTGGGGCTGGGAAACCGCGTGGTGGGGCTGGCGAGCAGTTACCTGTCGCCTGCCGATATAAGCGGCGGCAAGGTCAAGCCGAGCGTCCTTAGAGGCGGCTTCTACGCCCGTGGCAAGCTGAACAACCCCAGTTTCGTGGGCAGTTGGACGGCTCCCAACCTGGAAACCATCCTGGCCCTCAAGCCTGACCTGATCGTGCGCCTGACCTGGAAGGGCAACGAGAATTACGACAAGCTCAGCAAGATTGCCCCCACGGTGGGCTATGAGGAGGGCGGCGAGGGTTTCTGGCAAAAGGGGCTGCGTGATCTGGCGCGCGTGTTCAGCAAGCAGGTGCAGGCCGAGCAGATCATCAAACAAGCGGCGGATGTCAACCGCGTCAATGCCCGCAGATTGCAGGCGGCGGGCGTGTTCAGGAAGTACGACAAGGTGGTGGTACTGGCCCCCTTCAGCGGCGGCAACACCTGGGCCTACAGCAGCGTGCGCCTGATTGACGATTTGCGCTCCTTAGGCTTCAGGGACGGCCTGAAGATAGGCAACGCCACCCTGGGCATCGGGGCGCAGGTCAGTGAAGAGGGGCTGCTCGGCATCGATAAGAAGACTCTGGTGGTGCTGTTTCCCCCCGGCGGCCAGTTCAACGGCGCAGACGCCTTCCTGAAAACCCCGGTAGGCCAGCGCCTTGCGTCTCAGAGCGTGCTGTACACCCCCGAAGCCTTTAGCCCGTATTCCGGCCCCCTGGTGTCTATTCGCAACAGCAACGAGATGACGCGCCTGATTCTGGACAAGGTGAAGTGA
- a CDS encoding sucrase ferredoxin: MTAAPPRLSLCSDVSRAAGEDPIGTAPHWREVTVLELDVPLWARLRDVENWTPEQRDVFARLRGKVEAGAGFGLLMSAPLQAGRPLRVRHYRQGSGGYLRRDYQSALPQAEWARGLIDTLLEPENLNGWQAVESPATSPDVHVCTHGTVDAACGRYGVPVHAALRSAGLRAWRTGHFGGHRFAATAVDLPSGYLWAHLTPELAVRVARREVHPAEVARHLRGFAGLPRLGQILDRELLIRYGWAWLRANRWIEPGRAEVDGENVTLHFELDGMKGTAQTAISSALPLKLPGSSHTPDLSEIRQWSLGEVTLEMQTPEMQVSS, translated from the coding sequence GTGACAGCCGCCCCTCCGCGCCTGAGCCTGTGCTCCGACGTTTCCCGCGCCGCCGGGGAAGACCCGATTGGCACGGCCCCGCACTGGCGGGAAGTGACGGTGCTGGAGCTGGACGTGCCCCTGTGGGCGAGATTGCGCGACGTGGAAAACTGGACGCCTGAACAACGAGATGTGTTTGCGCGGCTGCGCGGCAAGGTAGAGGCGGGCGCGGGCTTCGGTCTGCTGATGAGCGCCCCGCTGCAGGCTGGTCGGCCGCTCCGGGTACGGCACTACCGGCAAGGCTCAGGCGGCTATCTGCGCCGTGATTACCAGTCGGCCTTGCCCCAGGCCGAGTGGGCGCGGGGACTGATCGACACGCTGCTGGAGCCGGAAAACCTGAACGGCTGGCAGGCGGTTGAATCTCCGGCCACCAGTCCAGATGTTCACGTTTGCACCCACGGCACGGTGGACGCGGCCTGTGGGCGCTACGGCGTGCCAGTCCACGCGGCTCTGCGAAGTGCAGGCCTGCGGGCGTGGCGCACCGGACATTTCGGCGGACACCGTTTTGCGGCAACTGCTGTCGACCTTCCCAGCGGCTACCTGTGGGCGCACCTGACCCCGGAACTGGCCGTGCGGGTGGCCCGCCGCGAGGTTCACCCCGCCGAAGTCGCCCGCCACCTGCGCGGATTCGCTGGCCTGCCCCGACTGGGTCAGATCCTAGACCGCGAACTCCTGATCCGGTACGGCTGGGCCTGGCTGCGGGCCAACCGTTGGATTGAACCGGGCCGGGCCGAGGTGGACGGGGAAAACGTCACCCTGCATTTTGAGCTGGACGGCATGAAAGGCACGGCTCAAACCGCGATCTCGTCCGCCTTGCCCCTGAAGCTCCCCGGCTCCAGCCACACGCCCGATCTGAGTGAGATCCGTCAGTGGTCTCTGGGTGAGGTCACCCTAGAGATGCAGACTCCAGAAATGCAGGTCTCCTCTTGA
- a CDS encoding iron ABC transporter permease: protein MRALQTARPRLSRQVLAFVGAVGLLGLSLLASLALGASDVPLTRVAHLLFAPDASTDSLVVHALRLPRTLVAGLAGAALAVSGLLLQGVTRNALADPGILGVEAGGACAIVMMVVFFPAAPSVLFVPAAFLGGLLAAAAAYSAAKSAGLTPLRLALAGVAVAYLLGAATRAVQILFETRAQGALFALSGSVAGRTWEHLWQVAPWLGLGLVLALVFSGRVNVLALGEDVASSLGASTARDSALITVLGVLLAAGSVSVVGPIGFVGLVIPHAARALVGADHRLSLPLAALLGAAFLILADVAARLVDRPAETPVGIVVAAVGAPFFVLLARRIGRHSGSVSLI from the coding sequence ATGCGCGCCCTCCAGACCGCTCGCCCACGCCTCTCCAGGCAAGTGCTGGCGTTCGTGGGAGCGGTGGGGTTGCTTGGCCTGTCGCTGCTGGCATCCTTGGCACTGGGGGCCAGCGACGTTCCCCTGACGCGGGTGGCCCACCTGCTCTTTGCCCCCGACGCCAGCACAGACAGTCTGGTAGTTCATGCGTTACGGCTGCCGCGCACGTTGGTGGCGGGATTGGCCGGAGCAGCGCTGGCCGTCTCGGGGCTGCTGCTTCAGGGCGTGACCCGCAACGCGCTGGCTGATCCTGGCATTCTGGGCGTAGAGGCGGGTGGAGCCTGCGCCATTGTGATGATGGTGGTTTTCTTTCCTGCCGCGCCCAGCGTGCTGTTCGTGCCTGCCGCCTTTCTGGGCGGCCTGCTGGCAGCGGCGGCGGCGTACAGCGCAGCAAAAAGCGCTGGTCTCACTCCGTTGCGGCTCGCGCTTGCCGGGGTGGCGGTAGCCTACCTGCTGGGCGCAGCCACCCGCGCGGTGCAGATTCTGTTTGAAACCCGCGCCCAGGGCGCCCTGTTCGCGCTGTCCGGCTCGGTGGCAGGTCGCACCTGGGAGCACCTGTGGCAGGTCGCGCCGTGGCTGGGACTGGGGCTGGTTCTGGCACTGGTGTTCTCGGGCCGGGTCAACGTGCTGGCGCTTGGAGAGGACGTTGCGAGCAGCCTGGGAGCCAGCACCGCCCGCGACAGCGCCCTGATCACTGTACTGGGCGTGTTGCTGGCCGCCGGTTCGGTCAGTGTGGTGGGGCCCATTGGTTTCGTGGGTCTGGTCATTCCGCACGCCGCCCGCGCCCTGGTGGGAGCCGATCACCGCCTGAGCTTGCCCCTCGCGGCCCTGCTGGGCGCAGCTTTTTTGATACTGGCCGATGTCGCCGCCCGTCTGGTTGACCGGCCCGCCGAAACCCCGGTGGGCATTGTGGTGGCTGCCGTTGGTGCGCCCTTCTTCGTGCTGTTGGCGCGGCGGATTGGGCGGCATAGCGGATCTGTCTCTTTGATCTGA
- a CDS encoding ABC transporter substrate-binding protein produces MTSTFFSLSALALLSSSLALTVKHERGTLELSAPVKRVVALEYSFIDTLLALGVTPVGGTLGTQGGDRGAPPYLRALTGKITATGSRAQPSLEAVLALRPQLIIADAFVHSGIYPQLATLAPTAAFQSRRGSLDDLNAQTLVIGRLVGREAAAKQLLADQQSLIRKAKAFVNKKAAPFVAAVVTPNSFTVHSNQSFVGSFLEALGRKNALSPKGDQTQYELSLEGLVALNPQTLVLFTAPDELPVTREWKKNPLWQKLSAVQRGRVYVFDRDNWTRGRGPVALKLMVAQAIESRLLLDAAPPSAFREQ; encoded by the coding sequence ATGACATCAACATTCTTCTCCCTGTCCGCCCTGGCCCTCCTTTCTTCCAGCTTGGCGCTGACCGTCAAGCACGAGCGCGGCACGCTGGAATTGAGTGCCCCAGTCAAGCGTGTGGTGGCGCTGGAATACTCTTTTATAGATACGCTGTTGGCGTTGGGGGTAACTCCGGTGGGCGGGACGCTGGGAACGCAGGGCGGGGACAGGGGAGCGCCACCCTATTTGCGTGCCCTCACGGGGAAAATTACGGCCACAGGCAGCCGGGCCCAACCGAGCTTGGAAGCTGTCCTCGCGCTGCGTCCCCAGCTGATCATCGCTGACGCCTTCGTGCACAGCGGCATTTACCCGCAACTGGCGACCTTGGCCCCCACCGCCGCGTTCCAGAGTCGGCGCGGCAGTCTGGATGACCTGAACGCACAGACGCTCGTCATCGGACGACTGGTGGGGCGTGAGGCCGCCGCGAAGCAACTGCTGGCCGATCAGCAGAGCCTGATTCGCAAGGCAAAGGCGTTCGTGAACAAGAAGGCGGCGCCCTTCGTCGCAGCGGTGGTGACGCCAAACTCGTTTACAGTCCACAGCAACCAGAGTTTCGTGGGCAGCTTTCTGGAGGCGCTGGGGCGCAAAAATGCGCTGAGTCCCAAGGGAGACCAGACCCAGTACGAACTCTCGCTAGAGGGACTGGTGGCGCTGAATCCGCAGACGCTGGTGCTGTTCACTGCGCCGGATGAACTGCCCGTCACGCGGGAGTGGAAGAAAAACCCCCTGTGGCAGAAACTCAGCGCGGTGCAGCGCGGACGGGTCTATGTGTTTGACCGCGACAACTGGACGCGCGGACGCGGCCCAGTCGCCCTGAAACTGATGGTCGCTCAGGCCATTGAGAGCCGCCTGTTGCTCGACGCCGCTCCGCCCAGCGCTTTCCGGGAGCAGTGA
- a CDS encoding iron ABC transporter permease, with protein sequence MTGQVTAPHYTAARALTVGGVLALLSALLAVLALGLGAVATPAAAVWAVLWGGGDELTRQLVLDLRLPRIGVSLLCGAMFAASGAMMQGVIRNPLASPDIIGVGAGAGLAATVFLLAWPTAPPGGLPWAALAGAWGGFGLVLLLSNEWRGVGGLHPVRLALVGVAVAAALGAVQQLVLVRAPDGLGAALTFLTGTVYGADSARLMRVLPWALVLLPAALLLSRTLDVLNLGEDLATGLGTRVKPARLLSLGVGVALAGAAVTGAGILGFVGLLAPHLARLLVGAKHGRMLPVSMLLGALLVLAADTLGRVLLPPLEVPAGIFTTLVGAPYFLYLLRRSA encoded by the coding sequence GTGACGGGTCAAGTCACTGCACCGCACTACACTGCTGCCCGCGCCCTGACCGTTGGGGGAGTGCTGGCCCTGCTGAGTGCGCTGCTGGCCGTGCTGGCCCTGGGCCTAGGCGCGGTGGCGACCCCGGCGGCAGCAGTCTGGGCCGTGTTGTGGGGCGGGGGAGATGAGCTGACCCGGCAACTGGTACTGGACTTGAGGCTGCCCCGCATAGGTGTCTCTCTGCTGTGCGGAGCGATGTTTGCCGCTTCGGGTGCCATGATGCAGGGCGTGATCCGCAACCCGCTGGCCTCGCCGGACATCATCGGCGTTGGGGCCGGGGCTGGACTGGCAGCCACCGTGTTTTTGCTGGCTTGGCCCACCGCGCCTCCCGGCGGTCTGCCTTGGGCCGCGCTTGCCGGAGCCTGGGGCGGCTTCGGGCTGGTGCTGCTCCTTTCAAACGAGTGGCGCGGAGTGGGCGGCCTGCATCCGGTGCGTCTGGCGCTGGTGGGGGTGGCCGTCGCGGCGGCGCTGGGCGCGGTTCAGCAACTGGTGCTGGTGCGTGCCCCCGATGGCCTTGGCGCGGCGCTGACCTTCCTGACGGGCACGGTGTACGGGGCAGACTCAGCGCGGCTGATGCGGGTGCTTCCCTGGGCTTTGGTGCTGCTGCCCGCCGCGCTGCTGCTGTCTCGCACGCTGGATGTGCTGAATCTGGGCGAGGATCTGGCAACGGGCCTGGGCACGCGGGTCAAGCCAGCCCGCCTGCTGTCTCTGGGCGTGGGCGTCGCGCTGGCCGGGGCAGCCGTAACCGGAGCAGGTATTCTGGGCTTCGTGGGACTGCTGGCCCCGCATCTGGCCCGTCTGCTGGTGGGCGCAAAGCACGGGCGGATGCTGCCGGTATCCATGCTGCTGGGGGCGCTGCTGGTGTTGGCCGCCGATACGCTGGGGCGCGTGCTTCTGCCGCCGCTAGAGGTTCCGGCGGGCATTTTCACTACGCTGGTGGGCGCACCGTATTTTCTGTATCTGCTGAGAAGGAGTGCATGA
- a CDS encoding ABC transporter ATP-binding protein: protein MNPLVPVPAFPPTPSVPAGATTPLSTHDLKLAYGASVIVPHLNLSLKGGQVTSIIGPNGCGKSTLLRALARLRPVTGGTVELYGQALHSLPSKEVARRLAILPQGPTAPEGLSVEELVWFGRHPHQGRFPVRRPEDREAVAWALSQTGMTIFGSRPLEALSGGQRQRAWIAMSLAQQTEILLLDEPTTYLDLSHQLEVLQLAQRLNREQGKTVVMVLHDLNQAVRYSDELIAMREGEVYAQGRPEDVLTPDLLAEVFGLKAHILSDPDTGRPYIIPYALTR, encoded by the coding sequence ATGAACCCTCTTGTCCCTGTCCCCGCTTTTCCCCCTACTCCCTCAGTGCCTGCTGGCGCCACCACGCCGCTGTCCACCCACGATTTGAAACTGGCTTACGGCGCGTCTGTGATCGTGCCGCACCTGAACCTGAGCCTCAAGGGTGGACAGGTCACCAGTATCATCGGGCCCAATGGCTGTGGCAAAAGTACCCTGCTGCGGGCGCTGGCGCGGTTGCGGCCCGTGACTGGGGGCACTGTGGAACTGTACGGTCAGGCGCTGCATAGCCTGCCCAGCAAAGAGGTGGCGCGGCGGCTGGCTATTTTGCCGCAGGGGCCGACCGCGCCCGAAGGCCTGTCGGTGGAGGAACTGGTCTGGTTTGGCCGTCATCCCCACCAAGGCCGCTTTCCCGTGCGCCGTCCGGAAGACCGTGAGGCGGTGGCCTGGGCGCTCTCCCAGACAGGCATGACCATTTTCGGCAGCCGCCCCTTGGAAGCTCTTTCGGGCGGGCAGCGGCAGCGTGCCTGGATCGCCATGAGTCTGGCCCAGCAGACTGAAATCCTGCTGCTAGATGAACCCACCACCTACCTGGACTTGTCGCACCAGCTAGAAGTCTTGCAACTGGCGCAGCGCCTCAACCGTGAGCAGGGCAAAACGGTGGTGATGGTACTACACGATTTGAACCAAGCCGTGCGTTACAGCGACGAGCTGATTGCCATGCGTGAGGGTGAGGTGTACGCCCAAGGCCGACCGGAGGACGTACTGACTCCCGATCTGCTGGCCGAGGTCTTCGGGCTCAAGGCGCACATTCTGAGCGATCCGGACACGGGCAGGCCGTACATCATCCCCTATGCTTTGACGCGGTAG
- a CDS encoding S8 family serine peptidase, which translates to MLPSRRVFTLTALTAGLLMGCTQQQGVPSLNADRPGQVAQRYDSVVSVPLQSGDTPGGLTNSLGGEVLAWNETDCVTAGTESCFALLGMNGAHGAAAQRVQTLSAQRGRTVYMESNRDVFSGGGTLTATMGGSRGTWAGGDFLAWTGGSRGTWAGGVYNVVPENSQNWRKIRLEQAHKMAPNLGLGITVAVIDTGVDLRHSAFQGSLSDPSTWRDFYAADNVPQEEGTLGVGGYGHGTNVAGIVLQVAPKAKIMPLRVLGPDGSGDVATVASAIDWATAKGARIINLSLGSDENSKVVQEAVARATAKNVLVVSSAGNANQNQITYPAAIATLKELNSNSLSVGSVDLNDLKSSFSNYASELELVAPGENVFAPAPGELLAAWSGTSQAAPMVTGGLALALGQTLSVSLNDVTKKLAENAFDVYNNGANQAYKDKLGVKGRLDLVEFLNSTIKY; encoded by the coding sequence ATGTTGCCATCCCGTCGCGTTTTTACCCTAACGGCCCTTACTGCTGGCCTGCTGATGGGCTGCACTCAACAGCAAGGGGTGCCCAGTCTCAATGCAGACCGTCCGGGACAGGTGGCCCAGCGGTACGACTCGGTGGTAAGCGTGCCCCTCCAGAGCGGCGATACGCCCGGTGGCCTGACCAACAGTTTGGGCGGCGAAGTATTGGCCTGGAACGAAACGGATTGTGTCACTGCCGGAACGGAATCCTGCTTCGCTTTGCTGGGCATGAACGGCGCACACGGTGCCGCGGCCCAGCGCGTACAAACCCTGAGTGCACAACGGGGCCGCACCGTGTACATGGAATCCAACCGCGACGTGTTTAGCGGCGGCGGCACCCTGACGGCCACGATGGGCGGGTCGCGGGGAACTTGGGCGGGCGGTGATTTTCTGGCTTGGACAGGTGGTTCACGCGGAACCTGGGCGGGCGGAGTATACAATGTCGTGCCCGAAAACAGCCAGAATTGGCGCAAAATTCGCCTGGAACAAGCCCACAAGATGGCCCCCAACTTGGGCTTGGGTATTACGGTTGCGGTCATTGACACCGGGGTTGACCTGAGGCACTCGGCGTTTCAAGGCTCGTTGTCCGACCCCTCCACATGGCGCGATTTCTATGCCGCCGATAACGTGCCTCAGGAAGAGGGCACACTTGGGGTCGGCGGGTATGGGCACGGCACCAACGTGGCGGGAATCGTTTTGCAGGTCGCCCCCAAGGCCAAAATTATGCCGCTGCGGGTGCTGGGGCCAGATGGTTCTGGAGACGTGGCGACGGTGGCCAGCGCCATCGACTGGGCCACCGCCAAAGGTGCCCGGATCATCAACCTGTCATTGGGCAGCGATGAAAATTCCAAGGTAGTGCAAGAAGCCGTTGCACGCGCCACCGCCAAGAATGTACTGGTCGTGTCGTCTGCGGGCAATGCCAACCAGAATCAGATCACTTATCCGGCTGCTATTGCCACCTTGAAGGAACTGAACAGCAATTCGCTGAGCGTCGGCAGCGTCGATCTCAATGACCTCAAGTCCAGCTTCTCCAACTACGCGTCTGAACTTGAACTCGTCGCGCCCGGCGAAAATGTCTTTGCTCCGGCTCCGGGTGAACTGCTGGCCGCTTGGAGCGGTACGTCGCAGGCCGCGCCGATGGTGACTGGAGGGCTGGCCCTCGCGCTGGGGCAAACGTTGTCGGTGTCTCTAAACGACGTGACCAAAAAATTAGCTGAAAACGCTTTCGATGTGTACAACAACGGAGCCAATCAGGCCTACAAGGACAAACTGGGCGTCAAGGGCCGCCTTGATCTGGTGGAGTTCTTGAACAGCACCATCAAATACTGA
- a CDS encoding HD domain-containing phosphohydrolase: MTRQIRSLHRYDSGSPALSSLALRLEGLHSAATAFLNTDPKRALQLAREYSDLAQTIESLAVRASAEQLLGHALSVCGELPEALTRLRAAIHLFQEMADPLRQAGAEELAGKVCLNLGELDEANHLLQGAISRVGQLQTAAAKSTRATALNHLAGVQHSQGRAAEALASLRQALSIWEQQGQFVGQVHCLSNMGNIQTWLGQYPEAVGSLSQAYTIYQTHLNDPRSEAFILHNLARVHHLKGDHSLAVEVMQSACRSAESSQDHVLRTDTQLNLGTFYLELGQFLEARTHLETALSLSRQTSYRAGEMSTLDSLGLLAEQTGATAEAQQAYQQALEIALEIGDPQGELEARLHLGKLYLLQRTDVLAQAQLSTALDLAVQTQSPKEAAEIHDALVQLYEAQQDFQLALHHAAALRRIERELFNAESDRQTRNLSIQFEVERARHEATVYKLRTEVEHEARQAAERLVQERTSELSRAQHEVVTRLAMAAEYRDDTTGEHTRRVGRATTRIARALGWSERRAGVLGIAARLHDVGKIGIPDTVLLKPGKLSPEQYTQMQTHTLIGARILSGGRSELLRLAEEIALTHHERWDGGGYPRGLSGAQIPMSGRIVAIADVFDALTQARPYKRAWTLQEAIEEIQQQSGVHFDPSVVEAAVAVLNDPEANSSSEWMSLGASQASPDDLPLSQEEATPVLSVFEQVLVERTRELELARQQAEHSAQKMQRMALTDSLTGLANRQAFEADLEAAISTARAENTGLAVLSFDLDGLKLLNDSLGHDRGDHFLSSFGQSLVAEFERLGVTYRIGGDEFAVIAPQAPDNQTLQTRIDAAIGRVQAVCAVPVGASSGVARFPDDARSGGDLLRVGDRRMYQDKLCRRSGRAAL, translated from the coding sequence TTGACACGCCAAATCAGAAGTCTGCACCGCTACGATTCCGGCTCTCCGGCCCTCTCCTCTCTTGCTTTGCGGCTGGAAGGGCTGCATTCGGCGGCCACTGCCTTCCTGAACACCGACCCAAAACGGGCCTTGCAGTTGGCCCGTGAATACAGCGATCTTGCCCAAACCATCGAATCACTTGCCGTGCGGGCCAGCGCTGAACAGTTGTTGGGACATGCCCTGTCTGTGTGCGGAGAACTCCCCGAAGCGTTGACCCGGCTCCGGGCGGCGATTCATCTGTTTCAGGAGATGGCTGACCCGCTCAGACAGGCGGGAGCCGAGGAGTTGGCCGGTAAAGTCTGCCTGAATCTGGGCGAGCTGGACGAGGCCAACCACCTGCTGCAAGGCGCGATCAGCCGAGTCGGCCAGCTTCAGACGGCAGCCGCAAAATCCACTCGTGCCACCGCTCTCAATCATTTGGCGGGGGTTCAGCACAGTCAGGGCAGGGCCGCCGAAGCGTTGGCTTCGTTGCGCCAGGCCCTGAGCATTTGGGAGCAGCAAGGGCAGTTCGTGGGGCAGGTTCACTGCCTGAGCAATATGGGCAACATTCAGACCTGGCTGGGGCAATACCCGGAGGCTGTGGGAAGTCTGTCGCAGGCTTACACCATCTATCAGACCCACCTCAACGATCCCCGCTCAGAGGCCTTCATTCTGCATAACCTTGCGCGTGTACATCACCTGAAAGGGGATCACAGCCTGGCCGTAGAAGTGATGCAATCGGCCTGTCGTTCTGCGGAGAGCAGTCAAGATCATGTGTTGCGAACGGATACCCAGCTCAACTTGGGCACCTTCTACCTTGAACTCGGTCAGTTCCTGGAGGCCCGTACCCACCTGGAAACGGCGCTGAGCCTCAGCCGCCAGACCAGCTACCGCGCCGGAGAAATGTCTACGCTCGATAGCCTCGGCCTGCTGGCAGAACAGACCGGAGCCACGGCCGAAGCTCAGCAGGCGTATCAGCAAGCCCTTGAAATTGCTCTGGAAATTGGTGATCCGCAGGGTGAACTGGAAGCCCGGCTCCACCTCGGCAAGCTGTATCTACTGCAGCGCACAGATGTTTTGGCTCAGGCACAACTGAGTACTGCGCTAGATCTGGCCGTTCAAACCCAGTCTCCCAAAGAGGCGGCAGAAATTCATGACGCTCTGGTGCAACTGTACGAGGCCCAGCAGGATTTTCAGCTGGCCCTGCACCACGCGGCGGCCCTGCGGCGGATCGAGCGCGAATTGTTTAACGCCGAGAGTGACCGGCAGACCCGCAACCTCAGCATCCAGTTTGAAGTCGAGCGTGCCCGCCACGAAGCCACCGTTTACAAACTCCGGACAGAGGTGGAGCACGAGGCCCGTCAAGCCGCTGAACGACTTGTGCAGGAGCGCACCTCTGAGTTGTCCCGCGCCCAGCATGAAGTGGTGACCCGGTTGGCTATGGCCGCAGAATACCGCGACGACACCACTGGGGAGCATACCCGGCGTGTGGGGCGAGCCACCACCCGAATTGCCCGCGCCCTCGGCTGGTCAGAACGGCGGGCAGGCGTGCTCGGCATTGCGGCGCGGCTCCATGACGTGGGCAAAATTGGCATTCCAGACACCGTGCTACTCAAGCCCGGCAAACTCAGTCCAGAGCAGTACACCCAGATGCAGACCCACACCCTGATCGGCGCGCGAATTCTGTCGGGCGGGCGCTCGGAACTGCTGCGTTTGGCAGAAGAAATCGCCCTGACCCATCATGAGCGCTGGGATGGAGGCGGGTATCCACGCGGCCTCAGTGGAGCGCAGATTCCGATGAGTGGCCGGATCGTGGCGATTGCGGATGTCTTCGACGCCCTCACGCAGGCCCGCCCCTACAAACGGGCCTGGACGCTGCAGGAGGCCATTGAAGAAATTCAGCAGCAGTCCGGCGTGCACTTTGATCCCTCAGTGGTAGAGGCTGCGGTGGCGGTCTTGAATGATCCAGAAGCCAACAGTTCAAGCGAGTGGATGAGCTTGGGGGCAAGTCAGGCTTCACCAGACGATCTGCCCTTGTCGCAGGAGGAGGCCACGCCTGTGCTGTCGGTTTTCGAGCAGGTGCTGGTCGAGCGCACCCGCGAGTTGGAGCTGGCCCGGCAACAGGCCGAACACAGCGCCCAAAAAATGCAGCGCATGGCCCTGACCGACAGCCTCACGGGGTTGGCCAACCGCCAGGCCTTCGAGGCCGATCTGGAAGCAGCGATCTCCACGGCCCGTGCTGAAAACACCGGTCTGGCAGTGTTGTCGTTCGATCTCGACGGTCTCAAACTCCTCAATGATTCGCTGGGACACGACAGGGGTGACCACTTCCTCTCCTCATTCGGGCAAAGTTTGGTCGCCGAATTTGAACGGCTAGGTGTGACCTACAGAATCGGGGGTGACGAGTTTGCCGTCATTGCCCCTCAAGCGCCCGACAATCAGACCCTTCAAACACGGATTGACGCTGCCATCGGGCGTGTTCAGGCAGTATGCGCCGTACCGGTAGGGGCAAGTTCCGGTGTCGCCCGTTTTCCAGACGACGCCCGCAGCGGTGGAGACCTGTTGCGGGTCGGTGACCGCCGAATGTATCAAGACAAATTGTGCCGCCGGTCAGGACGCGCAGCTCTGTGA
- a CDS encoding transposase translates to MMLEALPDTTTDSLRTTLQAVLTSLEAALKELEQAMAAWVAQVAPALLTLRGIGVVLAGTVLAEVGDIKRFEHVNHFASDCGAAPVERGSGKNPRWCVNVSGNRQLIQCFT, encoded by the coding sequence ATGATGCTCGAGGCTCTGCCGGACACGACGACAGACTCACTGCGCACGACCCTGCAGGCGGTGCTGACCTCCCTGGAGGCCGCGCTGAAGGAACTGGAGCAAGCCATGGCAGCATGGGTGGCCCAGGTTGCCCCCGCCCTGTTGACACTCCGGGGGATCGGCGTGGTGCTGGCGGGTACCGTACTCGCTGAAGTCGGTGACATCAAGCGGTTTGAACATGTCAATCACTTCGCCAGTGATTGCGGCGCTGCCCCAGTGGAACGGGGGAGCGGAAAGAACCCACGCTGGTGCGTGAATGTCAGCGGCAATCGGCAACTAATACAGTGCTTCACCTGA
- a CDS encoding transposase has product MQDNLNTHHGGSFDKFMTPEAAHRLVGRFEWVFTPRHASWLNMAELEFSALSRQCLNRSSAPGCRTCSARGTNSPSSARPIR; this is encoded by the coding sequence GTGCAGGACAACCTCAACACCCATCATGGGGGCAGCTTCGACAAGTTCATGACCCCAGAGGCGGCCCACCGCTTGGTGGGCCGCTTTGAATGGGTCTTCACCCCCAGACATGCCAGTTGGCTGAATATGGCGGAGTTGGAGTTCAGTGCGTTATCCAGGCAGTGCTTGAATCGGAGCAGCGCACCCGGTTGCAGGACTTGTTCCGCACGCGGGACAAACTCGCCCAGCAGCGCAAGGCCAATCAGATGA